One part of the Candidatus Dormiibacterota bacterium genome encodes these proteins:
- a CDS encoding CBS domain-containing protein, which translates to MTAELITVEPSTSVAAAVTVMGMQGVGAVLVMEKERLEGIFTERDLVRAMSHDVSSSSQPVAQWMTRSPVTVGPEASVEQALEIMLAGNFRHLPVMERENVAGIVSIRDLSRATLRD; encoded by the coding sequence ATGACCGCGGAGCTGATCACGGTGGAGCCCTCAACCTCTGTTGCAGCGGCGGTGACCGTCATGGGGATGCAGGGAGTGGGCGCGGTTCTCGTGATGGAGAAAGAGAGACTGGAAGGAATCTTCACCGAGCGGGATCTGGTCCGAGCGATGTCCCACGACGTTTCGTCATCGAGCCAGCCGGTAGCTCAATGGATGACCCGAAGCCCCGTCACGGTGGGCCCCGAAGCATCTGTTGAGCAAGCTCTGGAAATCATGCTGGCCGGGAACTTCCGGCACCTCCCTGTGATGGAACGCGAGAATGTGGCCGGAATTGTGTCGATCCGTGACCTCTCGCGTGCCACCCTGCGCGACTGA